Proteins co-encoded in one Oreochromis aureus strain Israel breed Guangdong linkage group 3, ZZ_aureus, whole genome shotgun sequence genomic window:
- the LOC116316371 gene encoding uncharacterized protein LOC116316371: MRVDALQTGDLSLTLKKPTVSDSGTYTCTAPRAGEDQSKTVVQLKVKEPPPVWPIALPAVLLGTLIIPAAAFGLFVCCAFIRKKRSDGGLGADLWSCGGDGCLRRSVCLCFSGLFVLTAAGVCVLLLSALTVPADGPPLLPCESVLRLFCHLVVLCPYCISTGLLLSICCSRKTPIKLAISMEMTQHRRGQELDEDYDDITADVTTEHAL, from the exons ATGAGAGTCGATGCTCTGCAgactggagacctcagcctCACTCTGAAGAAACCCACAGTCTCTGATAGTGGAACCTACACCTGCACTGCTCCCAGGGCTGGAGAAGATCAGAGCAAAACTGTAGTACAGCTGAAAGTCAAAG AACCTCCTCCAGTCTGGCCCATAGCCCTCCCAGCTGTGCTGCTGGGTACTCTGATCATCCCGGCTGCTGCCTTTGGTCTGTTTGTGTGCTGTGCATTTATAAGGAAGAAGAGGAGTGACG GAGGTCTGGGAGCAGACCTGTGGAGCTGTGGAGGTGACGGCTGTCTGAGACGGAGCGTCTGCCTCTGCT TTTCAGGCCTGTTTGTGCTGACTGCTGCAG gtgtgtgtgtgctgctgctgtctgctctGACTGTTCCTGCAG AtggtcctcctcttcttccctgTGAGTCTGTGCTCAGACTCttctgccatctagtggttCTCTGTCCGTACTGCATCTCCACTGGTCTGCTGCTGTCCATCTGCTGCAGCAGGAAGACACCGATCAAACTAGCCATCTCCATGGAGATGACCCAGCATCGCAGAGGTCAGGAACTGGATGAAGACTACGATGACATCACTGCTGATGTCACCACTGAGCATGCCCTCTGA